A single genomic interval of Balaenoptera musculus isolate JJ_BM4_2016_0621 chromosome 14, mBalMus1.pri.v3, whole genome shotgun sequence harbors:
- the ASCC2 gene encoding activating signal cointegrator 1 complex subunit 2 isoform X6 — translation MEKRLHRSVFLTFLRMSTHKESKDHFISPSAFGEILYNNFLFDIPKILDLCVLFGKGNSPLLQKMIGNIFLQQPSYYNDLDETMPTILQVFSNILQHCGLQGDGACATPQKLEERGRLTPSDMPLLELKDIVLYLCDTCTTLWAFLDIFPLACPTFQKHDFCYRLASFYEIAIPELESAIKKRRLEDSKLLGDLWQRLSHSRKKLLEIFHILLNQICLLPVLESSCDNIQGFIEEFLQIFSSLLQEKRFLRDYDALFPVADDISLLQQASSALDETRTAYILQAVESAWEGVDRRKATNAKDPPVAENPNRVVEAAEAVSRPSSLPQNLEEEECLGAAAAPGPAVCGVELDSLISQVKDLLPDFGEGFILACLEHYSYDPEQVINNILEGRLAPALSQLDHGLDRQVKPDPTPLLASRHNIFQNDEFDVFSRDSVDLSRVHKGRRKEESARSLLNDKREVVAQRRRYEQYSVVAEEVPVQPGEDSPYRGDDYEDEYDDTYDGNQVGANDADSDDELISRRPFTIPQVLRTKVPREGQEEDEEEEEEAEDEAPKPDHFVQDPAVLREKAEARRMAFLARKGYRHDSSTAVAGNPRGHGQSRETTQERRKKESSKATRANHNRRTMTDRKRSKGMIPS, via the exons GATCACTTCATTTCCCCCTCTGCTTTTGGAGAAATCCTCTACAACAACTTCCTGTTTGACATCCCAAAGATCCTGGACCTCTGCGTGCTCTTTGGAAAAGGCAACTCCCCGCTGCTGCAGAAGATGATAG gAAACATCTTTCTCCAACAGCCAAGTTACTATAATGACCTGGATGAAACCATGCCCACCATCCTTCAG GTCTTCAGCAATATCCTCCAGCACTGTGGTTTGCAAGGGGACGGGGCCTGCGCCACACCCCAGAAGCTTGAGGAGAGGGGCCGGCTGACCCCCAGCGACATGCCTCTTCTG GAATTAAAGGACATCGTTCTCTACCTTTGTGATACGTGCACCACACTCTGGGCCTTTCTGGATATCTTCCCTTTGGCTTGCCCAACCTTCCAGAAACACGACTTCTGTTACAG GCTAGCTTCCTTTTACGAAATAGCAATTCCCGAACTGGAGTCTGCAATTAAGAAGAGGAGGCTTGAAGATAGCAA GCTGCTAGGTGACCTGTGGCAGAGGCTCTCCCATTCCAGGAAGAAGCTACTGGAGATTTTTCACATCCTCCTGAACCAGATCTGCCTTCTCCCAGTCCTAGAAAGCAG CTGTGACAACATTCAGGGCTTTATCGAAGAGTTCCTTCAGATCTTCAGCTCCTTGCTGCAGGAGAAGAG GTTCCTCCGGGACTATGATGCGCTCTTCCCCGTGGCCGATGACATCAGCCTGTTGCAGCAGGCCTCGTCAGCCTT GGACGAGACTCGGACCGCCTACATCCTCCAGGCAGTTGAGAGTGCATGGGAAGGGGTGGACCGAAGGAAAGCCACCAATGCCAAAGACCCACCGGTGGCTGAGAATCCTAACAGGGTCGTGGAGGCGGCGGAGGCGGTCAGCAGACCGTCATCGCTTCCCCAGAacttggaggaagaggag TGCCTGGGGGCAGCGGCTGCTCCAGGCCCCGCCGTGTGTGGCGTGGAGCTGGACTCACTCATCTCCCAAGTGAAGGACCTGCTGCCAGACTTTGGCGAGGGCTTCATCCTGGCCTGCCTGGAGCACTACAGCTATGACCCGGAGCAGGTGATCAACAACATCCTGGAGGGGCggctggcccctgccctcagccaGCTGGACCACGGCCTAGACAG ACAGGTGAAGCCAGACCCGACTCCCCTGCTGGCGTCTCGTCACAACATCTTCCAGAATGATGAGTTTGACGTGTTCAGCAGGGACTCAGTGGACCTGAGCCGGGTACACAAGGGCAGGAG GAAGGAGGAGAGCGCGCGGAGCCTGCTGAACGACAAGCGGGAGGTGGTGGCGCAGCGGCGGCGCTACGAGCAGTACAGCGTGGTGGCGGAGGAG GTGCCAGTGCAGCCAGGGGAGGACTCGCCTTACCGCGGTGACGACTACGAGGATGAGTATGATGACACATATGATGGCAACCAGGTGGGCGCCAACGACGCAGACTCAGATGATGAGCTCATCAGCCGCAG GCCCTTCACCATCCCTCAGGTGCTGAGAACCAAAGTGcccagagaagggcaggaggaggacgaggaggaggaggaggaggctgaggacGAGGCCCCCAAG ccTGACCATTTTGTGCAGGACCCTGCAGTGCTGCGGGAAAAAGCAGAAGCCAGGCGCATGGCCTTCCTGGCCAGGAAGGG GTACCGGCATGACAGCTCGACGGCAGTGGCTGGCAACCCCCGGGGCCACGGGCAGAGCCGAGAGACAACACAGGAACGCAGGAAGAAGGAATCCAGCAAGGCCACACGAGCCAACCACAACCGGAGAACCATGACTGACCGCAAAAGAAGCAAAGGCATGATTCCATCCTGA